TCGAGTACCAGGGCTCAGCGGACATCTCGAATTCCGGGTAGGGCGGTTCGGGTATGTACCGGAAGTTGCATTCGGTCAGGTAGGAGATTTCGTCGTAGTCGTAGAAGACCACACGTTTATGGCGCGTCACGCCGAAGTTCTTGAACAGCATGTCGCCCGGAAAGATGTTGACCGCCGCCAGTTGCTTGATCGCCTCGCCGTAGTCATCGATCACCTGCTGCAGTTCGGGTTCCGCTGCAGTCGCCATGTAGATATTGAGCGGTGTGATCCACCGCTCGATGTACAGATGCTTGATAACCAGTTTCCCTTCGTCGAAGGTAATGCTCGATGCCGCCTCGGTCTGGAGCTCTTTGAGTAACTCGGGCGAGAACCGGTCCAGCGGAAAGGCGGCGTAGGAATATTCCAGCGAATCGGCCATGCGTCCCACACGGTCGTGTTGTTTGACCAGCTGGTACTTTTGCTTGACCACCTTGGGCGTCATTCTTTTCGGTTCGGGGAACGCGTCCTTGATGACCTTGAAAACATAGGGGAACGACGGCAGGGTGAAAACGGTCATGACCATGCCGCGTATGCCGGGGGCGACCACAAATTCGTCACCGGAGTGTTGAAGGTGATGCAGGAAGTCGCGGTAGAATTCCGTCTTGCCGTGTTTTTGAAGACCGATGGCGGAGTAGAGCTCGGCCTTGGTCTTGGTCGGCATTAACCGTCGCAGGAACTGCACCACCGCTGAGGGTACATCGGTGTCGACCATGAAGTAGGCCCGCGCGAAGCTGAACACATTCGCGATCTCCCGTTCCCCGAGCAACAGGGCATCGACGAACAGTCCGCCCTTTTCGTTGTTGAGAATGGGCAGCGCAAACGGGGTTTCTTCCAGCCCGTTCACCACCTTTCCGACGATGTAGGCGGCCTTGTTGCGGAAGAACGGGAAACTCAGCACCTCCAGATGGAAATACTGACGGCTGACCCTGATGCCGTCGAAATGCTCTCGCACGTGACCCAGGATGTTTCGGATGTCGCGGCGCATGTCCACGAAAGGCAGTGCGAACCCGTATACACCCAGGACCTGTGCGGCACAGTTCTGGAAACCGTCCCGCGCGGGATAGTAGGAGCGATAGGGCCGGTATGTCGGATTCGATATGTTCGGTGGAGACCGCGGGACTGACGAAGATGTTCCGGTTATTGAAGTATTTACGCTCGAACAAGCGGCAGAAAACGGAGTTGTAGAACGTTTCCGCCAGTTCGGGCTGCTTGTGCTGATGCAACAGCCGAACGTATTCGACCTTCACCCGCTGCCACAGCTTTTCGTCCAGCCGTGCAACGTCGAAACTTTCCCGAAGCAGCGCGATGGTTTCTCGGACCCGCTGATCGTAGAAGTAGATTCGCTCCCGCGATGCGTTCTGCACCGCCATCCACTCGGCGTTCTCGAATCGCTGCCTGGCGCCTGCGGTAACCTTCTGGAACAGGGAGAAGTGTCGTTCGAATCCGCTCAGGACTGCACGTGCGATATCCTTTGCCAGCCCCCAGGCCATGACTATTACCTCACATCAGTCGATCTCCGGAAACGACGATCCCGTCGTCGTCACAATACAGGTACGCCCCCGGGATGAACGTCACTCCCGCGAAGCGTAGCGTCGATCCGTGCTGACCCTCGCCCCGCTTGATACTTTTCAGGGGATGGGTCGCGAGCGCTCTTACGCCGATTTTCATCCTTGCGATATCCACCGCGTCGCGGATGCATCCGAAAATCACGATGCCCGACCAGCGGTTGTGTAGCGCCTGCTCCGCGAGCCGGTCTCCGAGTACCGCACAACGCAGCGAACCTCCGGCATCGATCACCAGGACGCGGCTCTCTCCTGGCATCTGCACGGCCTCGCGCACCCGGGAGTTGTCTTCGAAGCACTTCACCGTGGCGATGGCTCCGGCAAAGCTAGTCTCGGCCCCGAAGCTGCGGAACACGGGGTCGCAGACCTGTACGCGGTCGGCGAACTCGTCGCATATATCGGCGGTCTTGAACTCCATGGGTTATTCCCCGGCAAGGGGCGTCCGACCGCCGCTGCAGGCGGACACCTCACCGGATGTCAGCCAGCCGAGGCCTTCTGAAACTGCTCCTCTTCCGTGGACCCGTTCAGCGCTGTCACAGAGGACGAACAACCCTGAATTACCCTGGTGAGCGCATCAAAGTAACCTGCCCCGACCTCCTGCTGGTGCGCGACGAAGGTGTAGCCGCGGTCGGCGGCGGCGAACTCGGGTTCCTGCACCATCTCCACGTACGCGCTCATGCCGTCACGGGCGTACCGGTTCGCCAGATCGAACATGTTGAACCACATGTTGTGAATGCCCGCCAGGGTGATGAACTGATAGGTATAACCCATGGCGCCCAGTTCCCGTTGAAACTTGGCGATGGTCGAGTCGTCCAGGTTTCGTTTCCAGTTGAATGATGGGCTGCAGTTGTAGGCAAGCGGCAGTTCGGGATGCTCGCGGCGCAATGCCTCGGCGAACCTTCGCGCAAACTCGAGATCCGGGGTGCCGGTCTCACACCAGACAAGATCGGCGTAGGGTGCATAGGCGAGGCCACGGCTGATCGCCTGATGGAGTCCGTTTCGGGTGCAGAAAAAACCATCTGCGGTCCGATCTCCGGTCAGAAAGGGCTTGTCGTACTCGTCGACGTTCGACGTTAGCAGGTTTGCCGCTTCGGCATCGGTGCGTGCCAGCAGCACGGTCGGTACACCCATGACATCCGCCGCCAGCCGGGCGGCGGCCAGTTTGTGGACAGCCTCCCGGGTCGGAACCAGCACCTTCCCGCCCATGTGCCCGCATTTTTTGACGGCAGCCAGCTGATCCTCGAAGTGGACCCCCGCGGCACCGGCGCTGATCATATTCTTCATGAGCTCAAAGGCGTTGAGGACACCGCCGAATCCTGCCTCGGCGTCGGCCACGATGGGCAGGAAGTAATCGACGTATCCGTCTTCGCCGGGGCTGATGCCTTTAGACCACTGAATCTCGTCAGCCCGTTTGAAGGCGTTGTTGATACGCCGAACCACCGTGGGAACCGAATCGTAGGCATAGAGCGACTGGTCCGGGTACATGTTTTCCGAGGTATTGGCGTCGGCAGCGACCTGCCAACCCGACAGATAGATGGCCTCGATGCCTGCCTTGGCCTGCTGTACCGCCTGCCCCCCGGTCAACGCCCCCAGGCAGTTCACGTAACCCTTCTCTGCGCCACCGTTCACCAGTTTCCACAGCTTCTCCGCCCCCTGACGGGCAAAGGTCTGTTCGGGTTGAAGCGAACCCCGTAGCCCGACGACATCGTCCGCGCCATAGTCACGCTTGACGTTGCTCCATCGCGCATTCTGGGACCAGTCCTTCTCGAGAGCCGCTATCTGGTCGTTTCTCGTCATGTGCATCACTCCGGGATGTAGTGGTTATGGCCTGAACGGGCCGCGCGCCGCGCAGTTCCCGCACTCACTTGGGCCTCTCCTTCGTCAGTGGCGGCAATCGACGTACACGAAAGCCTTGCCTCCAGACGGACATAATAAATAATGTAAAGAGAAACCGAGTATAGGACTAGGCTATTTTAGTAATAGTGACTATCACTTCTACTAATGCGGCAAAAACCTAATGCGGCAAAAACCTGATATGAGTTCCGGGCCATCGCAACCCTGCCCCCCGAATCGCCTGCGACAGCTGCGGGCGTTCTGCGAATCCGCCCAGTCGGGCAGCATTTCGAAGGCCGCGGAACGTCTGTGCGTGAGTCAGCCCTCCGTTTCACTGCTCATAAAAAGCCTTGAGGCCGACCTGGATATCACTTTGTTCGACCGCCGCGGACCCCGGATATCCCTGACCCAGGCCGGACACCTGTTTCTGGAATCCGCCCTTCCCATCATCGAGGCGCTGAATAACCTTCCCGCGCTGTTTCGCGAACGCCTGGGCGAGGCGGCTTCGGGTCCCCTGAACATCGCGGCCGGTGAGTCCACGATCCTCTATCTGCTGGCTGACTACGTCAAACGCTTCAACGACGAATACCCCCGGGTCAACCTGCATCTGCACAACGTCACCGGTCGAGACGGACTGGCGCTCTTGCGGGCGGGGGACGTGGACTTCGCCGTGGGTTCGATGATCGATGTGCCACGGGACATCGTGTATCTGCCGGTCTTCAACTACCAGCCGATGCTGATTACCGCGCTCGACCACCCGTTGGCGAACAAGGATCCGGTCACCCTGGAGGATGTCAGCCAATGCGGGCTGATCCTGCCACCCCGGCATCTGAGCACCTGGCACATCGTCGGCCTCGTTTTCCGCAAGCACGGGCTGGACTACCAGGTGGTGCTGGAGGCCGGCGGCTGGGAGGTCATCAAGAAGTTCGTCACCCTGGGGCTCGGTGTGTCCATCGTCACCAGTATCTGCCTGAGTGGGGACGAACCGCTGGCCGCAATGCCGCTCAGCGAGTATTTCCCGGAGCGGACCTACGGCGTGGTGATGCGCAAGCACAAGCAGCTCTCGCCCCAGGCGCTCGGGTTCCTGAAGCTTATGGAACCAGAGTTCCTGCAGCGTGTACCTCAGGCGAAGAGCGGAACCGGCGGGTCACGCACGGGACTCGGGTCCGACGGATCGGGCGGGATGGATTTCATGGGTGATGATGAATCATTGACCTGAAAGCGCCCGCTCATTGCCGGCCTGCAGAATGAGTCCGCTTTCCTCGGCGATCCCGATGAATTTCCCGGGCGAAAACAGTCCCCATTCCGGGTGCCGCCATCGCAACAAGGCCTCCACACCCCGCACCCGTCCGGTCTCCACCTCGATCTGGGGTTGGTAGTAGAGCACAAACTCCTCCCTTACCAGGGCTCTGACGATGGTAGTGAACGCGTCGTTCACCATGGTGATGTTGCGCTCGGGATCGGTCACCATGATGGCTTCCTGGCTGATCGCAAACACGATTCCCGATTCCCGACTGTCGGAGCTGCTCGTCGGCCTTCTTGCGTTCGGTAATGTCGGAGAACGTGACGACCGTACCCACGATCTCCCCGTTCTGCTGGATCGGGCGGGAACGGTAGCCAACGTCGAAGCACGAGCCGTCGGCCCGCCAGAATATCTTGTCGCCGCTCGGTTCCGTGAAATCGTGGACCATGTGGGGCCGCAGGGTGACGAATGTGACGAGAAATAGGGCAGGGCCGCCACGACACAGGCGATGCCGATGCCGAAGTAGACGAGAAATCGGAGCAAGACAGCTTGACCGTGCCCGTGGCCCTGGCATTCGTGAAGCGACCCTATGGTTGCAGGTTGGCCCTGCAGTGAAACGTATAGACCATGGGTCCGGCCGTAGGGTCACGACACGTCTGCAAAGCCCGTCTCCGGGGAGAAACGCCTCCTTTCCGCAGTTCGGCTATCAGCTGTCGGGAAGGCCGGGCTGGAACTGGGCGTGGCGGCAAGACCATCGTCACGGATGGCTTTCCCGCAAGTGAAAAATGGCTACCAAACCGCGCTGGTGCCGAAACAGCGGTGAAACTGATGCGATTTCATGGCGGATTTGCGCCGTACAGCCAGCACCGCGCACTGCTGGCCCCTGCGAAGCGGGGCAGGGGGAACAAGGACAGGGTGTCCGCTAAACCGCAAACGCCCGCCGAATTTCGGGCGGTCAGGAGCTGGGGCAGCGTCTGAAGGGCGTCTTCGGTATCGACATCGCCAAATCCGCAGGCGAGCCGATTTGCGCAGTCGTAAACTGCCGCGTAGCGTTCGGGTACACGGATATGCCTGATCAAACCTGCCCGGCACGCGGCGGGTGTCAGGATCATCGTCTGCATCGAAGACCGCCAGGTGATCTAGAAGATCCTGACCCACCTGGATCACAAAACGCCTGCTGTGGTACCGACAGTGGGCACGGATTTCATCGAATTCCGGAGAACAATGGTTGGTAAACGTAGAGAGGCAGAGACCGAAATTGACTTCGCGCATTGCACAGGGGGCTGTTTATCTCTTCCAATACTCGGGCAGGGAACCTGCAATCGGGAAGCTCGGGGCATTCCGTTCACCCGGATCACGGTTCTTGCGGCCAACGGACCGGAAGGAAGAGAAGCGCACTCGGACTGGACCGAAAACAACGTCGCGCCCGTCCCCCTGTGGTCGAGGTAGAGAGATGAGTCGGTACACCTCTATGCGCGCTATCATTGAGAAAACTGTGGCAGCGCATCAGTGTAGGACTGAAGGGTATTCAACGAATCGGCCAATGGCCCATATTCGGGGCAGGACCTGCGAGACACCAGGGGAGCGCCCGAGGGGTTAGCTTGTCAGCGCCCATGGACGGCGTTGCGCCGCTTGAAAAGGGAGCGGCCATTTCCCTGCGAGACGCGCCTTGCCATGAACGCTGACAAGCTAACTGAACTCGCAATGATCAGTTGGACAGGGCACTAGACCGGGTCAAGAAGTGCGGATATTGCGAATAGTCACAAGGCGATTACTGTCAAATGACATACCATCCTGTTTGTCTTTTCGTCTGTCCTCCGTGTTGCGACAACCGTTCCATCGTTCGACGATACGCCTGTTGTCGCGCCTTGATGACGAACGAAAATCCGGCGCGATCTGGTATGCCATTTTCCGGCAATCGCCTAAGTTCCCTATGTACCGGTGTACTTACCGAGGTGACATCGTCAAATACGGCAGGTGATCCCGATATCCGCGTCGTCATCCCTGACAGCTGCGCTGGCTCGAAACCCTTGAAACCGCGTCATCGGGCCGCTTGAGTTCATGCACCCTCGTTCCATCGTCTTCATCGTTGCAATCTTCGCTACCATATTCGGTGTCACGCTAGTCGTACCTGCGGTTATTGCATGGTGGAACGCAGAGCTGGTAGAGATGTGGGGCTTCCTGGGCCCAATGATCGCCTATTTGACGCTGGGTGGATCACTCTGGTTGGTGGGACGCAATCGTTCCCACGATTTGGGTACGCACGACGCCTTCCTCGTCGTCGCCCTGTTCTGGATTCTGCTGAGCCTATTGGCGGCGGGCCCTATGCTGCTGGTGCTGTCCCTGTCGCCGGTGGACGCCGTGTTCGAGGCGGCATCGGGTTTGACCACTACCGGCGCAACGGTCCTGATTGGACTGGACGAGTTGCCCCGTTCCGTACTCTTTTACCGCCAGCAACTGCAGTGGCTGGGAGGCATGGGACTGATCGTACTGGGGTTGGCGGTGATGCCCACCCTCGGTGTCGGCGGGATGCGCCTGTATCTGGCCGAGGTGCCCGGCCCCATGAAACAGGAAAAACTTACACCGCGTCTGGCGCAGACGGCCCGTTCCCTATGGGTCATCTACGTGACGCTGACAGCGATCTGCGCGCTGGGATACTGGTTTGCGGGGATGGACCTATTTGATGCAGTGGCCCACAGTTTCTCCACGCTGTCCACCGGTGGGTTCTCGACTCACGATGCCAGTCTCGGCTACTTCGACAGCGCGGTCATCGAAGGGATCGCGGTGTTCTTCATGGTTCTGGCAAGTCTGAATTTCAGTCTGCATTTCATCTTCTGGCAGCGCCGCGACCCGTTCGTCTACGTGAAGGACGTCGAGGCGCGCACCTTTCTCGTATTCGGCGCCTTGGTAGTCTTGCTCGTCAGCATCACCCTGCGTTTCGAAGGCAACTATGAGCAGTTCCCGCGCAGCCTGAGGGACGCGACCTTTGAGCTGGTGTCGGTGATCACGAGCACCGGCTTCGCAACGGTGGACTTTGCCCACTGGCCGGATTTTCTGCCGATCCTCCTAATCCTGATCAGCTTTATTGGCGGCTGTGGCGGCTCCACCGCGGGTGGCATGAAGGTGCTCCGGGTCCGGCTACTGGTACAGCAGGGAATTCGCGAGGTCCGCCAGCTCGTGCACCCCCACGCCGTGCTCCCGGTACGTTTGGGGTCTCGCGTAGCCGACGAGCGCATGGTACAGTCGGTCTGGGGTTTTTTTGCCGCGTACGTCATGACCTTTGCCGTGTTGGACCTGCTGATGATCCACTCGGGGCTGGATGAGGTGTCCGCGTTCTCTGCCGTGGCCACCTCCCTGAACAACCTGGGTCCCGGGCTAGGAACCGTCGCCTTCACCTTCAGAGACGTCAGCGATTTCGGAAAAATCATTGCCGTGGCGGCCATGTTGATGGGGCGCCTGGAAATATTCACGATTCTGGTCCTGCTATCGCCGACATTCTGGAGGCGATGATAATTTCTGGACTTGCGGAGCAAGGAGCGATTCCAGACGCGATCTACTTCCATTTCTCGCCAGAATCTACCGTGGGACAGAGCACTAGGCGGGAGTATTGTTGGCAGTTTCCCGCCTGGTATCTGATTACCGGGGTCGGTTTTCCAGATCCGTAATCAGGGTGTCCATTTTCGCCAGCAGATCACCATACAATCGATGCAGCTTTGTCGAATTTGTTTCACCAAGACGATCGCCGCTTTCTATCGACAGGAGGCTTGATCGCAGGTCCTCTATTCTGGCTTGGTCAGCCGGATCCAGATTTGCGGCCAAAGCCAATTTGTTGATCGCCGAGTCCAACTCCTGATGGGCCTTGTCCAGCTGGGCGATCAACGCTCGTTCGTGCCCTAGTGACTCCTCGAACCGCAGCCGCGCATTGACAAGGGCTGTTCGAGCCGGCGCGTAGTAATTCGGCTCCCGGTCACGGAACTCAAATCCAATGCCAAGGAGCGAAATCAGGGCGATGATGCCCAGACCCAGGACGAGAGACCTGCGCCGGCGCTGTTGGTCTGTTTGTGTTAGTAGTTCCTGTTCGATGGACATGCTCGATATTCTGTCACGTACTCGACGGCACAGCTTTGGCGTGCTGAATGAACCACTCAGCGGTAAGACCCTTTGATTCCAGTGTAGTTCCGATCACACCCTCGCAATCGATGAAACGGACACTCATGCAACAGTAGGTGGCGCCGTTATCCGGTCCCCGATAAACTCATGATGCGGTAGCCTGCAGAGATCGAACCGCGGCAAGGACATCCGCGCGAATCGCCTCGAGCAGACGATGCCCCTTGTCCGCCGTCGCGAGCGCCGGGTTGCCATAGATCCCGTCGGGTGAGTAACCGGGGTCATCCGGGTCCAGCCGATTGAAGCGCCCCTTGACCGGCCGGCTGTCCCAGGCTCGGGCCAGGTTCAAGTCTACCTGCTGCGGGCGCAACGCCAGCATGATCGACGTCTCCAGTTCGTCCGCGTGCCCCCCGCGGGTCTGTTCCCCGATTCGTTTGGCAAGTTCGGTATAGCGTTTCCCTTCGTAGATGTTGACCAGCGAGACAGGTCTCACGGAACCGGCGGCGATCGCCTGGCGCAGCGGATCGATGGTGCTGATGCCGGTATTGATCACGGCGACGGCCCCCGGGCCCGTCGCGCAGATGCAGGAGAGAATGTCCGTGACGAGGGCGGTAAAGGTCCCGGCGGATACGCTGCAGCTTCCGGGATAGGCGGCGAAAGCAGGGTAGTATCCGTAGGTGACGGTCGGCCAGACGACGACGTCGAGCTGCTCGGCGACGAAACGACCCATCGCCTCGGCCTGGATCTGGTCGGTGTTCAGCGGCAGGTGTCTGCCGTGGGCCTTGCAGGCGGCGCCGACCGGCAGTATTGCCACGGCCCCGGCGCGGCGTCTGCGATCGACTTCCGGCCAGCTAGCGTCGGCGACCTGAAGCCCTGTGCTCACGAGGTGCACTCGCGGACCGAGGGGGAGACGCTACTCGTACAGGAAGGTATAGCTCCCGAGCTGGCCGCCGTCAGAGTCCACCACCGTCACGCGCCATTCCCCCGTCATATGCGGCGGAAGCAGTTTGCTCGAATACACGCGCCAGCGGTTGCCACCAACCCGAAAGTTGACGGTCGCGACGATGTCACCTTCGTACTCCCATCGATGGGAGACCTTGTGGCCCTGAAGGTCCCGAAACTCGGTGAACAGATAGACCTGTCGCGCAGTCGACTCCAACGGGGCGATGGTCGGTCCAATCGTATCGACCGGTTCGCGGTTCTCTATTCCGGAGGTGAGCACGGCACGTGCAATGTGTGCGGATTCGGAGGCGCCCACGGTGGTTTCGGGCGCGGTGGATGCCGCTTCGGCGGGGATCGATGCGACCTCGACCGCTGTCTCCTCGGTGTCACCGACCGTGTCGAGCGGCGGTGCCACATCCAGGATCTCCGGTTCGTCCGTATAGGACGCGGTCATGTCGCCCGTCAGCGGGGATGTCGTGTCATCCGCGGACGTTTCGGGTACGGATTCAACAGGGTCGGATTCAGACAAGGGTTTCGGTGCAGGTTCGCGCGACGGTATCTGCAGCGCTACGGAGCCCGTGTATGAGTCCTCCGTTGCGACCGGTACGTCCTGTTCTCCCGATGCCAGACCGATTTCACCTCCGGATTCCACCTCGTCAGAACCGGCCGGCGTGGTCTCCCGCTCCGGGGTCCCGGCGGCAGGGGTGCGAGGGATCTCACGCGGGGTCGACGCGGCCATGGACTCGTTCTCGGGGGGGGCGAGTTCGCTTCCCGCCACCGATTCCGGTCCGCCCGCCGCCTGTTCCCCGATCTCGGGACCACCGCTGAGAATCCGGTAGATGGCGAACGCCGAGGCGGCGGCAATTATCGCGATGACAACCAGCGACGTCACCAGGTATAGCCTGGAGGAGTGCGGTGTCGAGGAGATGACCATCCGCTCCGGTGCCCGCATTTCGTACGGGGCCTCCTGGAGATCCTGTGGCGGGGGTTCGTCTCCGGCTAACCGGACCCGGATTTTCAGATTTCTCTGGGGCACGAGGCTTGATTCTCGGTACGTGTTACGGTTACGGGAGGAATGAAGGATAGTGTGTCAGGAGTCCGCAAGGGTCGCAACCGTCGCGCGCCGTCGCGTACCGTTTTGGTCGAAAACTCCGTCAGGACCGACGTTTTTCCCGACAGAGCCGCAGGGGGTGTCGGCGAGACGGGACTTTTACGCAACTCGGGAGGGGGGATGAAGGATTTCGATAAGCTGGGGGCGTTCTATCTGGGCCGTGTCTTCGATCCGTCCACCGGCGAGTTGAAGGACGATCTGCTGCTCTACGATTCGAGGGACCTGACCACTCACGCGATGTGCGTCGGCATGACCGGCAGCGGCAAGACGGGGCTGTGCCTGTCCCTGTTGGAGGAGGCGGGCATCGACGGCATCCCGGCCATCGCGATCGATCCCAAGGGTGACCTGTCGAACCTGTTCCTGACCTTCCCGGAACTGCGTCCCGAGGACTTCCGCCCGTGGGTAGACGAGGCGGAGGCGACGCGCCACGGGATGACGGCGGACGAGTACGCACGCCATGTGGCGGGGGTCTGGTCGAAGGGACTTGCGCAATGGGAACAGGACGGCGCGAGGATCGCACGTTTCCGCGACGCCTGCGAGCTCACCCTCTTCACCCCGGGCAGTGCCTCGGGACGGCCGTTGCGTATCCTCGGCTCGCTCGAGGCCCCCGGGCCGGGTCAGGCGGACGACCCGGACGCGACACGGGATCGGATACAGGGTGTCGTTTCAGGCCTGCTGTCCCTGATAGGGATCGATGCGGACCCGGTGCGAGGCCGGGAACAGATCCTGCTCTCGAATCTCGTCGAACGTGCCTGGGGGGCGGGGCGCGACTGCACGCTGGCCGGTCTGATCGCGGACATCCAGTCACCACCCTTCGAGCGTCTCGGGGTCATGGACCTGGAGACGTTCTTTCCCTCCAAGGACCGGTTCGATCTGGCCATGAGCCTAAATGCCCTGCTCGCGTCCCCGGGTTTCAGCGCCTGGATGCAGGGCGAGCCGCTGGATGTCGAGCGTCTGTTGTTCAACGGGCAGGGCAGACCCCGGCTCAGCGTTATCTCCATCGCGCACCTGTCCGAGCGGGAGCGGATGTTCTTCGTTTCGATGCTGCTCAACGAGATCGTCGCCTGGGTCAGGACGCAGCCAGGCACATCCAGTCTGCGTGCACTGCTCTATATGGATGAGGTCTATGGCTATTTTCCGCCGACGGCGAATCCTCCCTCGAAGACCCCGATGCTCACCCTGCTCAAGCAGGCCAGGGCACACGGTCTCGGCGTCGTGCTGGCCACACAGAACCCGGTCGACCTGGACTACAAGGGGCTGTCCAATATGGGCACCTGGTTCCTCGGGCGGCTGCAGACCGAGCGGGACAAGGCCCGCGTCCTTGACGGTCTGGAGGGTGCATCGAGCGCGACCGGCGCAGCGTTCGACCGGGGTGAACTGGACCGGCTGTTGTCGGGTCTGGGTAGTCGGGTCTTCCTGATGAACAACGTCCACGATGAGGGCCCCGAGGTCTTCCAGACGCGCTGGGCGCTTTCGTATCTCCGTGGTCCTCTGACGCGGGAGCAGGTGCGTGAGCTGGCGGCGGTGGGCGCGAAACGGGATGCGTCGCCGGACGAGGTCGCTTCTCCGGACGTCGAGAGGGAAAGGGGCGAGGCGGCCTCGCAGCGGCCCCGGGAACGCCCGGTCCTGGCCGCGGGGGTCGACGAGTGGTTTGCGGATGTCGCGAGTCATCCGGCGGGCGCGCGTGTGGCCTATCGCCCGCGCCTCTATGGTGAGGCACAGTTGCACTATGCCAATGCCCGCGCCGGTGTGGACGAATGGCGGTCGATCCGGCTCGCCGTCCCGCTGTCGGATCCCGTGCCCCCGGATCCCTGGGAGGGGGCGGCCCAGGCGGAACCGGGGTTGGCACCGGGAGAGGGGCCGGAGCCCGACGCGGGATTCGCCTCCCTGCCGCCAAGGGGTATGCGAGCGGGAAGTTACACGACCTGGGGCAAGCGCCTGAAGACCGCGCTATACAGGGATCACCCCATGACCCTGTACTACTGCAAGGATCTCAGGCTGTATTCGTCCCCGGTGCAGGACGAGGCGGAGTTTCGCAAACTCGTGCGACAGCAGTTGCGGGAGCGCCGGGACATCGAGGTGGAGAAGTTGGGCGCGCGGTACGCTCCTAAACTCAGGACGTTGAAGGATCGGATACAGCGCGCCGAGGAAGCCCTCGACAAGGAAAGGTCCCAGCATCGCGAGCAGCAGATCAACACGGTCATTTCGCTGGGTGCGACGGTCCTCGGGGCGCTGTTCGGCAGGAAGGCCGTCAGTTCAGGCAGTATCGGTCGCGCCGCGTCGACGGCGCGCAGGGCGGGACGCACCGGCCGCGAGCGGGACGACGTCGCACGTGCGAGCGAACGTCTGGAGCAGTCGGCGCAGAAGCTCGAGGCCATGGAGCGGGATTTCGAGGAGGCCGTGGAGGAACTCGGCCAGAGATGGGCGTTTTCCGAAGACCGGATCTCGGAACTGATCGTCCGGGCGCGCAAGACGGACACCTCGATCGACCGGTTAGGTCTGTTGTGGGCGCCCTGGTTGGTGGGCGAGGACGGGAGCGCCACACCGGGCTGGGTGCAAAATGACAGTGAGCGTCCGGGAAAGGCCGCGTGAATGCTAGCCGTTGGCGGTTTGCGTACCGTCGTCTGGTTCGTATTGCTGTTGATTCATTCCAATGCCTTCGCGGGGTGGAGGCAGTGAAATGGGGTATCCGGCCAGGGTTGAGGCCGGATACCTTCGGGTGGGTCGATCGACGCAACGCTTCCTGCGGACAGACGGTCAGGGGGTGGCGGGGTTCTCCTTCGCCGAGAAGCGGAGTACCGCATCCTGCGCG
This Gammaproteobacteria bacterium DNA region includes the following protein-coding sequences:
- a CDS encoding ATP-binding protein: MKDFDKLGAFYLGRVFDPSTGELKDDLLLYDSRDLTTHAMCVGMTGSGKTGLCLSLLEEAGIDGIPAIAIDPKGDLSNLFLTFPELRPEDFRPWVDEAEATRHGMTADEYARHVAGVWSKGLAQWEQDGARIARFRDACELTLFTPGSASGRPLRILGSLEAPGPGQADDPDATRDRIQGVVSGLLSLIGIDADPVRGREQILLSNLVERAWGAGRDCTLAGLIADIQSPPFERLGVMDLETFFPSKDRFDLAMSLNALLASPGFSAWMQGEPLDVERLLFNGQGRPRLSVISIAHLSERERMFFVSMLLNEIVAWVRTQPGTSSLRALLYMDEVYGYFPPTANPPSKTPMLTLLKQARAHGLGVVLATQNPVDLDYKGLSNMGTWFLGRLQTERDKARVLDGLEGASSATGAAFDRGELDRLLSGLGSRVFLMNNVHDEGPEVFQTRWALSYLRGPLTREQVRELAAVGAKRDASPDEVASPDVERERGEAASQRPRERPVLAAGVDEWFADVASHPAGARVAYRPRLYGEAQLHYANARAGVDEWRSIRLAVPLSDPVPPDPWEGAAQAEPGLAPGEGPEPDAGFASLPPRGMRAGSYTTWGKRLKTALYRDHPMTLYYCKDLRLYSSPVQDEAEFRKLVRQQLRERRDIEVEKLGARYAPKLRTLKDRIQRAEEALDKERSQHREQQINTVISLGATVLGALFGRKAVSSGSIGRAASTARRAGRTGRERDDVARASERLEQSAQKLEAMERDFEEAVEELGQRWAFSEDRISELIVRARKTDTSIDRLGLLWAPWLVGEDGSATPGWVQNDSERPGKAA